The segment CAGCCCCCTGTCTAGGAGCTTAAACAGTTCGAGAAGCGTGGGGTCCGGTATCCTGTGAACCTCGACCCCCTCCCTTTCGAGGCTCTTAAACGTCTCGGTCAACGTAGCGGCTACGAACCTAGTCGGTACTTTAGTCTCAGCCGTGACCTTCTCGAAGACAGGCATATAATCCGAGTCCATAAGCTGCTCGGCGAGTTTCCTATTCAAGCCATAAACCTCTATAAGCCTGCGAACCGTCTCTTCAGGATGCTCAGGTAGACAAGCCTTAAGCCTAAGAAGCCTATCCTCCGTGATCCTTATCGGAGGTATATCCGTCTCAGGATACATCCTCGCAGCCCCAGGTCTTGGACGCATATACCTGGTCGTACCGTCGGGGTTCGGACCCCTAGTCTCGTCTGGAACACCCTCTAAGGCCTCGACAGCCCTCTCCAAGACGGCGTTCAACGCGTCCACGGCCTTATCCCTAACATCCGCGACAAACACCACGGCATCAAGCTCATCCGCCCCCGTTAGACTTCTAACCTTAGCCACCTCCTCGGCCGTTATACCGTAGGCGGGAAGCTCGTCCGTGTGAAATATCCCGCCTACTCCACCCCAGAACCTCGCCCTAGCAGCGAACTCCCCTCCCAGCCTTAAACCGGGTTCAAGCTCACGGCACAGAAGACCTCCGAATCCCTTAAGCCTAACACCTAAGACCACGCCGCCCTTTTTGACCGCCCTCTTCAAAACCCTGCAACCCGTATTCCTAAACACATCCGTCAAGTCTATGAACCTCTCACCCTTCAGGTCTTCAGCCCTGCACCCCCTACTCCTAAGCTCATCCCTTATGGCAAGTAGCCGCTTTTGACGCATGACCTCGTACTCGACCACCTTGGATATAAGCTCGAGCTTCTGGACACCTTTAACCTCCACCAGCCCACCGCCTTCCACAGATATATTGACATCCTGCCTTATCGTCCCTAGGCCCCTCCTAACCCTCCTCGTGGCTCTCAATATACGCCCTATCGCATAGGCGACCTTCAAGGCCTCTTCAGGGCTTTCTATAACAGGGGCGGTGGCTATCTCTATCAGCGGTATACCGAGCCTGTCGAGCCTGTAGTAGACGGCTTTCCCCTGCTGCTTAACGAGCCTAGCCGCGTCTTCCTCTAGGCATATGGTTTGGATAGGGATCCTCTTACCCTCGACGTCGACGTAGCCGCCCGTGGCTATCAGGGCGGTCCTCTGGAAGCCCGCGGTGTTGGAGCCGTCTATCACGATCTTACGCATGACGTGTATCTCGTCCACAGGGTCGGAGTTCAGCATCAAAGCCACGGTTAACGC is part of the Candidatus Bathyarchaeota archaeon genome and harbors:
- the gatE gene encoding Glu-tRNA(Gln) amidotransferase subunit GatE, which codes for ALTVALMLNSDPVDEIHVMRKIVIDGSNTAGFQRTALIATGGYVDVEGKRIPIQTICLEEDAARLVKQQGKAVYYRLDRLGIPLIEIATAPVIESPEEALKVAYAIGRILRATRRVRRGLGTIRQDVNISVEGGGLVEVKGVQKLELISKVVEYEVMRQKRLLAIRDELRSRGCRAEDLKGERFIDLTDVFRNTGCRVLKRAVKKGGVVLGVRLKGFGGLLCRELEPGLRLGGEFAARARFWGGVGGIFHTDELPAYGITAEEVAKVRSLTGADELDAVVFVADVRDKAVDALNAVLERAVEALEGVPDETRGPNPDGTTRYMRPRPGAARMYPETDIPPIRITEDRLLRLKACLPEHPEETVRRLIEVYGLNRKLAEQLMDSDYMPVFEKVTAETKVPTRFVAATLTETFKSLEREGVEVHRIPDPTLLELFKLLDRGLITRENIPDVVKWLSLNTDKTVEDCLKALDIRLLSQAELEKVVEEALAERAELVDKMGVKALKPLMGYLMSRLRGKVDPRLLMNMLRGKLEERAGRG